The following DNA comes from Thermovenabulum gondwanense.
TAACTCCTGAAGGAAGCGATGGAGAAGGATCGATTAATATAAGAATGGGGGTAATTGAACCGGAGCCGGAAGAGCCCACGCAGAGCACATTGACGGTAAAATACATGCTTGATGGGACAGGAACGGAGATAGCTTCAGCTGACACTTATACACAGGAAGAAGGAAGCACGATTACCATAAATGCAAAGCAGATAAATGGATATACCTTAAAGAGCGGGCAAAGTAGCAGCTACACGTATACCTTTGAAGATAGCGATTTCGAATATATATTCTGGTATGTAGCAGTTGAAGAACCCGAAGAACCCGAAGTAACACAAAGCACCCTGACAGTAAAGTATATGCTGGATGGGACAGGAACGGAGATAGCTTCGGCTGACACCTATACGCAAGATGAAGGAAGTATATTAACGGTAAATGCAAAGGAAATAGAAGGGTATGAATTAAAGAGCGGGCAAAGTAGCAGTTACACGCATACCTTTGGAGATACCGATGCAGAGTACACATTCTGGTATTTAGCAATAGAAGAGCCGGAGGAACCCGAAATAACGCAGAGCACATTAACGGTAAAATACATGGTTGATGGTACGGGCACAGTACTATATACGGAAACATTTACACAGGATGAGGGTACGTCCATAGAAATAACGGCAAAGGCATTTGAAGGGTATGAGTTAAAAGAAGACCAGGCTGGAAGTTACCAGTATACCTTTGGCGACAGCGATTTCGAATATATATTCTGGTATGTAGCAGTTGAAGAACCCGAAGAACCCGAAGTAACACAAAGCACCCTGACAGTAAAGTATATGCTGGATGGGACAGGAACGGAGATAGCTTCGGCTGACACTTATACACAGGAAGAAGGAAGCACGATTACCATAAATGCAAAGCAGATAAATGGATATACCTTAAAGAGCGGGCAAAGTAGCAGCTACACGCATACCTTTGACAGTGAAAATGGAGAGTATATATTCTGGTATGTGGCAGTTGAAACACCTGGAGAGCCGCTAAGTCCTGGAGGAAGCACTGGTGAACCTGTATACTACAGTAACCTCACGGTGTATTACGCATTAGCCGGGAGTGATCCTGTGGAATATTTAAGGGGTCCGGATGTTTTCAATAGAAGGTCTGGAACAAGCCTAACGATTACGGCTCCGGAATTTGCAGGCTATGTTTTAAGATCGCAAGGCACTTACATCCATACCTTTACTTTAGAGGATGCTACTTATACTTTCTTTTATGATAAAATAGTAGAGGCCGAGGCACCCCAGGTCCCCTTAGGAGGCGCTTTTGAAGGGCCTATAGGAAGCGAAGGAAATACAGAAATAGAAGTTCCAGAGCAACAGGTGCCGCTGGCAGAACCCACTCCCCCGTTGAACAAGATACCTCAAACAGGTGGCGTGGCTCCCGAAATATTTTACGCAGCAGGTTTATCACTGATTTCCTTAGGAAGCATACTTAATAAAAGAAGGTCTAATCGGAAGTAGCTGATATAACGGGTGGTAAACATTTACCGCCCGTTTTTATTCTGCTTTGGAGGAAGATAAAAATGAGAAATTTTTCAAAAATATTAATCATTATAGGTATAATTTTAATTTGTATTCCTGCCGGTGCACAAATCGTATACAAATATAACAATAAAAATATTGAGTCTATTTCAACTAAAAAAATTGAAACAGCAATACAAGAAAATATTGATATAATTGAGGAAGGAGAAAATATTCAACTAACCAAGAAAGCTTTGGCAGAGGTAATTAATGAAGCGGTTGATGAAAAAGAAGATAATATCTCACACATAGATGAAAATAATAAAAAAACTAATAATAAAAAGGAGTTTATTTATTTAGGCAATATAGTAATAAAAAAAATAAACTTGGATTTAAAAATTGTTGAAGGTGTGGAAAAATCGGATTTAGCAGTAGGGGCAGGGCATGTACCAAAGACCGCAGGTTTTGGAGAAGAAGGGAACTGCGTACTTCTCGGGCATCGCAGCTCTTCTTACAATAATTTTTTTAGATACATTGATAAACTAAAAGAGGGAGACGAAATTATTATAAAAGACAAAAATGGAAACGAATTTGTCTATATCGTAAGCGGTTCAAAAGTTGTAAAGCCAGAGGATGTAAGCGTTTTATTACCGGCGCCCGGGGAATACAGACTTACCCTTATAACCTGTACCCCAATATATGTTTCCACCCACAGATTGGTTGTAACAGCAAATTTGAAAAAGTAAAAAATTAATAAATATTTCCCGGACCCTATTGTAATATAATATAGGTATAATATAATAGTAATTAGAAAGAAATCCCCGATAAAGGCAAAACCGGCGAAAGCCGGCGACGCAAAGCTAAAGGGCCTAAACCGCCAAAAGCGGCATGGCAGCCAGCTACCGAAAGGATGATTTTTTATGCCTAAAATTTTAATACCCAAAAATTTTAAGACATTTGTTATTTCGGTAGCGATATTTTTATCTTTATTTTTACAAACTGAATCGGTATTTGCGCAAGTGGGAGCCTTAGATATATCTAATATTGATAAAGGGGTAATCGGTTATCATATAGCAGAAAATTCTTCACAAAGTTATATGTTGATGATTAAAAAAGACGATAAAACCTATTATTACTATTTGAATAATGGTAAAAAGGATTACTTTCCTCTTCAAATGGGAAATGGGAAGTATAAAGTGGTTCTTCTCGAAAAAATTTCAGGGAATAAATACAAAGTAGTGCAAAGCGATGAAGTTACGTTAAATATTAAAGACGAAAAACAGGTTTTCCTGAACTCAGTTCAAAATATAAAATGGATGATGGAGGATGCGGCGATAAAAAAAGCAGCAGAACTTACAAAAGGAGTGACAAAAGATTCTGAAAAAATAAAAATAATTTATAATTATATAATAAGCAATTACAAATATGATAAAGAAAAAGCGAAGACGGTTAGCTCGCCGTATATACCTGATATAACTGATATTTTCAACAAAAAGAAAGGTATTTGTTTCGATTACTCTTCGCTATTTGCGGCAATGCTAAGAAGTTTAAATATTCCTGCTAAACTTGTGATGGGGACAAGCAGTTTAACGAAAGACAGTTATCACGCATGGAATGAAGTATATATTTCCGATGCGGGGAAATGGGTAATAATCGATACTACCGTCGATGCCTCTTTTAAAAACGCAAATAAACCTTACAGTATGGAGAAAAGCCCGGATAAATACTTTGCTGATAAAGTGTATTAACCCTGTAAAATATAAAAAAAGGGAGAAAGTTTTATCTTTCTCCCTTTTTTTCACCATTTGTAATCCTAATTCTTGTTTAACAGGTATTCCACATTGTATTTTGAGTATAATTCCTGCATCCACGGATCGTATTCCTGCTGGAATTTCTGATTGAAAAGGATATCCTTTATTTTTTCTTTGCTCTTGTCAAAACTGGCTTCCTGGGCATCCTTTTTTTCTTCCACTTTTATGATATGATAACCGTACTGGGTTTTTACCGGCGAACTTATCTCTCCTACTTTTAGAGAAAAGGCTGCATCTTCAAATTCCTTTACCATATCTCCCCTGCTGAAAAAGCCCAGATCCCCTCCACTTTCCTTGGAGGCGGTATCTTTCGAATACTGTTTTGCGAGTTCTGCAAAATCCTGGCCGTTCTTTAATTTAGCCGATATTTCGTTAGCAAGCTTTTCGTCATCCACTAAAATATGGCGGGCTCTTACCTGTTCCTTTTGAGCAAATTCATCTTTATGCTCATTAAAATAGGATTTCATTTCTTCTTCGGTGATACTGATTCTGGGAGCAATAAGCTTTTTAGTCTTTATACTCATGGCCAAATTCTTTTTATACTCTTCGAAGGAATAACCACCCATTGCTAAGTTTTGTTTAAAAGCGGTTTCACCGCCATAGGCTTCGTATATTTTTTCCAGTTCTTTATTAATATCTTCATCGGTAACAGCGATGTTTTGTTTTTTGGCTTCCAAATCAATAATTTTTTGAGAAATTAAATAATCTAAGGCTTCTTCGCCAATGGTTTTTACCATTAGATCGTATAGTTCATCCTTGCTTATAACTTCTCCGTTTACCTTTGCCACTGCTTCGCTTTTCTTTTCGCTGCAGCCGGCAATTAGACCTATTATCAGGGTAGCAATTATAAAAATAATCGCTGCTTTTTTAAGGGACAAATTTCTCATTTATATTCACGCTCCATATTTTGAATTTTAAAAACCACATATTTATAATATTAACAGAAAGTAGCGGTTTTTTCTATATGTAAATGTATGGCTAAATAAAAAGGAGGAGAAAATTATGAAATTATTTCAGGTGGATGCCTTTGCGGAAAATTTATTTGAAGGTAACCCGGCAGGAGTATGCCTTTTAGAAAAGCAAATTGACCGGGATTTAATGCAAAAAATAGCTATGGAAATGAACCTTTCTGAAACGGCTTTTCTGCTAAAAAAAGAAAGAGGGTATGATTTAAGGTGGTTTACTCCTGAAAGTGAAGTTGACCTTTGCGGACATGCTACCCTTGCCAGCGCTCACATATTATGGGAAGAAGGGTTTTTAGAAAATAATGAGGAAGCTGTTTTTTACACGAAAAGTGGAGTACTAAAAGCCTTCAAAGATAAGGATTACATTATCCTT
Coding sequences within:
- a CDS encoding MucBP domain-containing protein is translated as MKSILRKTISLFLITLIIVACFLPNIIFAKGKETSVHVFFTTSYEVDSVFLELTGRSLEMNKQGGHWMVKDDGIDVGVNLLGVTVNFLVNDEIISQFYPASKLNITPEGSDGEGSINIRMGVIEPEPEEPTQSTLTVKYMLDGTGTEIASADTYTQEEGSTITINAKQINGYTLKSGQSSSYTYTFEDSDFEYIFWYVAVEEPEEPEVTQSTLTVKYMLDGTGTEIASADTYTQDEGSILTVNAKEIEGYELKSGQSSSYTHTFGDTDAEYTFWYLAIEEPEEPEITQSTLTVKYMVDGTGTVLYTETFTQDEGTSIEITAKAFEGYELKEDQAGSYQYTFGDSDFEYIFWYVAVEEPEEPEVTQSTLTVKYMLDGTGTEIASADTYTQEEGSTITINAKQINGYTLKSGQSSSYTHTFDSENGEYIFWYVAVETPGEPLSPGGSTGEPVYYSNLTVYYALAGSDPVEYLRGPDVFNRRSGTSLTITAPEFAGYVLRSQGTYIHTFTLEDATYTFFYDKIVEAEAPQVPLGGAFEGPIGSEGNTEIEVPEQQVPLAEPTPPLNKIPQTGGVAPEIFYAAGLSLISLGSILNKRRSNRK
- a CDS encoding class D sortase, whose translation is MRNFSKILIIIGIILICIPAGAQIVYKYNNKNIESISTKKIETAIQENIDIIEEGENIQLTKKALAEVINEAVDEKEDNISHIDENNKKTNNKKEFIYLGNIVIKKINLDLKIVEGVEKSDLAVGAGHVPKTAGFGEEGNCVLLGHRSSSYNNFFRYIDKLKEGDEIIIKDKNGNEFVYIVSGSKVVKPEDVSVLLPAPGEYRLTLITCTPIYVSTHRLVVTANLKK
- a CDS encoding transglutaminase-like domain-containing protein, which produces MPKILIPKNFKTFVISVAIFLSLFLQTESVFAQVGALDISNIDKGVIGYHIAENSSQSYMLMIKKDDKTYYYYLNNGKKDYFPLQMGNGKYKVVLLEKISGNKYKVVQSDEVTLNIKDEKQVFLNSVQNIKWMMEDAAIKKAAELTKGVTKDSEKIKIIYNYIISNYKYDKEKAKTVSSPYIPDITDIFNKKKGICFDYSSLFAAMLRSLNIPAKLVMGTSSLTKDSYHAWNEVYISDAGKWVIIDTTVDASFKNANKPYSMEKSPDKYFADKVY
- a CDS encoding foldase protein PrsA, with protein sequence MRNLSLKKAAIIFIIATLIIGLIAGCSEKKSEAVAKVNGEVISKDELYDLMVKTIGEEALDYLISQKIIDLEAKKQNIAVTDEDINKELEKIYEAYGGETAFKQNLAMGGYSFEEYKKNLAMSIKTKKLIAPRISITEEEMKSYFNEHKDEFAQKEQVRARHILVDDEKLANEISAKLKNGQDFAELAKQYSKDTASKESGGDLGFFSRGDMVKEFEDAAFSLKVGEISSPVKTQYGYHIIKVEEKKDAQEASFDKSKEKIKDILFNQKFQQEYDPWMQELYSKYNVEYLLNKN